The Triticum aestivum cultivar Chinese Spring chromosome 7B, IWGSC CS RefSeq v2.1, whole genome shotgun sequence genome window below encodes:
- the LOC123163055 gene encoding putative F-box/FBD/LRR-repeat protein At4g03220, which yields MELRLSPAPPRSAGGVDRISTLSSGGERSGRSASARSSQRIFEPVFTSKSDSLSLLRPGSLFGLPAPSPRASGTGGVDRISDLPDDLLLLVLARLCCVRTAARASVLSRRWRGLWTRLPTLVFRDVPFPSVKPVLARVVSSGSTSTVSRLVICPPNRPFSVREGERRVSLASLLRTAARLSPEQLILAIPSGEDFFNSVELPCFERATSIWLHSRVAVWPPATGELFPALTTLVLSGCASAAYPALEDLVLRCPRLRVLRYTLPAGFLVDITVRSLSLRELFIEDTSDRWTWIRNIDVTAPMLERLTLSSHVRDPTSFSVLAPMASNISWRCHYNGGFKELPDWTLQTVSLLSTTTRAAAADGPQLPVLRIAAIKEPYYYRRVFWAQDDFSRELEKHLRMQVAVHFSVLDLELHLAPLGHVYGAVAFYFLRMHKICTAIRRLKVAVPQSTDKEKCQEYCGCEPADWTSQIVSLTKLEEVEIDGFQGDKREFDFLEHLLKCAPILINVILKHSGEGVPSEAKIHEFSLAHPSVDWHYVISSGSVSM from the exons ATGGAGCTGCGCCTATCGCCAGCACCGCCTCGATCGGCCGGCGGAGTGGACCGCATCAGCACCCTCTCCAGTGGTGGTGAACGATCAGGCCGCAGCGCAAGCGCCCGCTCCTCCCAGCGCATCTTCGAGCCCGTGTTCACCTCCAAGTCCGACTCGCTGTCCCTGCTGCGGCCCGGAAGTCTCTTCGGCTTGCCGGCGCCGTCGCCGCGAGCTAGCGGTACAGGCGgcgtggaccgcatcagcgacctcccTGACGACCTGCTCCTCCTGGTCCTCGCCCGCCTCTGCTGCGtccgcaccgccgcccgcgccaGTGTCCTATCCCGGCGGTGGCGTGGCCTCTGGACCCGCCTCCCCACGCTCGTCTTCCGCGACGTCCCCTTCCCCTCCGTCAAACCGGTGCTCGCCCGCGTGGTCTCCTCCGGCTCCACCTCGACGGTGTCCCGTCTTGTCATCTGCCCCCCGAATCGACCCTTCTCGGTCCGCGAGGGGGAGCGCCGCGTCAGCCTCGCCTCGCTGCTGCGCACCGCGGCGCGGCTCTCGCCGGAGCAGCTCATTCTCGCCATCCCATCGGGCGAAGATTTCTTTAATAGTGTCGAGCTGCCGTGCTTCGAGCGCGCCACCTCCATCTGGCTCCACTCCCGCGTCGCCGTCTGGCCGCCGGCCACCGGTGAATTATTCCCCGCGCTCACAACGCTGGTGCTCTCAGGCTGCGCCTCCGCGGCCTACCCCGCCCTCGAGGACCTGGTCCTCCGCTGCCCGCGGCTGCGCGTGCTCAGGTACACACTACCCGCCGGCTTCCTAGTTGACATCACGGTGCGCTCGTTGTCGCTGCGGGAGCTCTTCATCGAGGACACCTCAGATCGTTGGACATGGATACGCAACATAGACGTAACAGCACCCATGCTCGAGCGACTAACCCTGTCCTCCCACGTCCGTGACCCCACCAGCTTCTCGGTCTTGGCGCCGATGGCAAGCAATATTTCGTGGCGCTGCCATTACAACGGCGGGTTCAAGGAGCTCCCTGACTGGACACTCCAGACAGTGAGCTTGCTGTCAACAACGACGAGGGCGGCAGCGGCAGACGGACCACAACTTCCGGTGCTGCGCATTGCCGCAATCAAG GAACCATATTATTACCGGCGTGTATTTTGGGCGCAAGATGATTTTTCTCGTGAATTAGAGAAACATCTACGGATGCAGGTTGCGGTGCACTTTTCTGTCTTGGACTTGGAGCTGCACCTTGCACCTTTGGGCCATGTTTATGGAGCAGTAGCTTTTTACTTCCTCCGGATGCATAAGATTTGTACTGCCATACGTAGGCTCAAGGTTGCCGTACCCCAATCCACG GACAAAGAGAAATGTCAAGAATATTGTGGCTGCGAGCCAGCCGATTGGACAAGCCAAATTGTTTCCTTGACGAAGCTTGAAGAAGTGGAAATCGATGGTTTCCAAGGAGACAAGCGTGAGTTTGACTTCCTAGAACATCTATTGAAATGTGCACCAATCCTTATCAATGTGATTCTCAAGCACTCGGGTGAGGGCGTGCCAAGTGAAGCAAAAATTCACGAGTTCTCCTTGGCGCATCCTTCCGTGGATTGGCACTATGTTATATCTTCTGGTTCTGTATCTATGTAA